In one window of Leptospira sp. WS92.C1 DNA:
- a CDS encoding VTT domain-containing protein — protein sequence MQFQKDEIFQYHKKRNFYSGLIFISTVFVAITLLFLTASGILKFEIPGLNSIQKLVLYVSREIQKPSLEGVFFTTLFGGLFFFYLPIEFLFIRATYSRLDGSDLIVLHILGLLISFTINYFFGRIAARACIKLISPKKFYRMKGFLNQYGVLAIFAFNALPLPAPILSAILGVIRYKKKIFYPVFLAGQLAQSVVILFFVRYVFTGKVF from the coding sequence GTGCAGTTTCAAAAGGATGAAATTTTTCAGTATCATAAAAAAAGGAATTTTTATTCCGGTCTCATTTTTATAAGCACAGTCTTTGTCGCGATCACGCTTTTGTTTCTTACCGCTTCTGGGATTTTAAAATTTGAAATTCCGGGATTGAATTCGATTCAAAAACTCGTTTTGTATGTCAGTAGGGAAATTCAAAAACCGAGCTTAGAGGGAGTTTTTTTTACCACTCTCTTTGGCGGATTGTTTTTCTTTTATCTGCCGATCGAATTTCTATTTATCCGAGCCACCTATTCCAGGTTAGACGGAAGCGATTTGATCGTGTTGCATATCCTCGGTCTTTTGATCTCTTTTACGATCAATTATTTTTTCGGTAGGATCGCCGCGCGCGCCTGCATCAAACTCATCAGTCCTAAAAAATTCTACCGTATGAAAGGATTTTTAAATCAGTACGGAGTTTTAGCGATCTTTGCATTCAACGCGCTTCCCCTACCCGCTCCGATCCTAAGTGCGATCTTGGGAGTGATTCGATATAAGAAAAAAATCTTTTATCCGGTCTTTCTCGCAGGACAACTCGCCCAGTCGGTTGTGATCTTATTTTTTGTCCGTTATGTGTTTACGGGAAAGGTTTTTTAA
- a CDS encoding transmembrane 220 family protein — MDLRRIMKLFSISTILIWLVFAGLQYNDPDPWLWIPLYLSVVILYAGFLIFPEKSKLWTRISLVLSAVFSAGTILAAMQIQNLSFDDEVTREMGGLILSAIWSRIPAYVIRKRESSAVSKG; from the coding sequence GTGGATTTACGAAGAATCATGAAATTATTTTCCATTTCGACCATTCTCATTTGGCTCGTTTTTGCGGGGCTTCAATACAACGATCCGGATCCTTGGCTCTGGATTCCTCTTTATCTAAGCGTCGTCATTTTATATGCAGGTTTTTTAATATTTCCCGAAAAATCGAAATTATGGACCAGAATTTCCCTTGTTCTTTCTGCGGTTTTTTCCGCGGGAACGATTCTTGCGGCCATGCAGATTCAAAACCTTTCCTTTGACGACGAAGTCACCAGAGAAATGGGAGGTTTGATTTTATCAGCGATCTGGTCTCGAATTCCAGCCTATGTAATCCGAAAGAGAGAATCGAGTGCAGTTTCAAAAGGATGA
- a CDS encoding GNAT family N-acetyltransferase, which yields MISTNGAGGKKPRKKKKKIQSDHRIVIRTLTLEDYADVKEIMDIVFPEFDGAWKKNQYESQITKFPEGQICIEDNGKVVGAAISQIIKWSDYGDNHTYEEIVGKGDLKNHDEEGDSLYGVDIFVHPEYRGLRLGRRLYDARKELCESLNLKRIVVGAWMPGYENYEDAMTPAQYIEKVRDKEIYDPVLSFQLANGFHVRKLKRGYFGNTKGFSSYAVLLEWLNIYYEKEETALIGGQKTVVRVGVVQMQMRPVAGIEELMRQVEFFVDTVAGYNVDFVLFPEFFNASLLAKYNDRSPSDAMRALSSYTEGIIEKMVSLAVSYNVNIIAGSMPEYRDNTLHNVSYLCRRDGTYEEQYKLHVTPDEDYYWGVKGGYSLTAFNTDSCKIGILICFDVEFPELPRILAEQGMDILFVPFYTDTKNGYNRVRHCAMARAIENECYVVISGSVGALPQVENMDIQYAQSAVFTPSDFAFPHDCVAAESVPNTEMTLIADLDLDLLKELRKKGSVRNMTNRRTDLYDLRWIYEES from the coding sequence ATGATCTCCACAAACGGGGCCGGTGGTAAAAAACCGAGAAAGAAAAAAAAGAAGATTCAATCCGATCATAGGATTGTAATCCGAACTCTTACTCTGGAAGACTACGCCGATGTAAAAGAGATCATGGATATCGTCTTTCCCGAATTTGACGGCGCATGGAAAAAAAATCAGTATGAATCTCAGATCACAAAATTCCCCGAAGGCCAAATCTGTATCGAAGATAACGGCAAGGTTGTCGGCGCCGCGATCAGTCAGATCATCAAGTGGTCCGATTACGGAGACAATCATACGTATGAAGAGATCGTCGGAAAGGGAGATCTCAAAAATCACGACGAGGAGGGAGACTCTCTCTATGGAGTGGACATCTTTGTTCACCCGGAGTACAGAGGGCTTCGACTCGGTCGAAGGTTGTATGACGCAAGAAAGGAACTCTGCGAAAGTCTCAACCTCAAACGAATCGTAGTCGGCGCGTGGATGCCCGGATATGAAAATTACGAAGACGCGATGACTCCCGCGCAATACATCGAAAAAGTCCGAGATAAGGAAATTTACGATCCGGTTCTGAGTTTTCAATTAGCGAACGGATTTCACGTAAGAAAATTAAAACGCGGATATTTCGGCAACACCAAAGGTTTTAGCTCTTACGCGGTTCTACTTGAATGGCTTAATATCTATTATGAAAAAGAGGAGACGGCTCTTATCGGCGGTCAAAAAACCGTAGTCAGGGTCGGTGTCGTTCAGATGCAGATGCGTCCCGTTGCCGGCATCGAAGAACTCATGCGTCAGGTGGAATTTTTCGTGGACACGGTCGCCGGTTATAACGTGGACTTTGTCCTGTTTCCGGAATTTTTCAACGCGTCTTTACTCGCAAAATACAACGATCGAAGTCCCTCGGACGCGATGCGCGCGCTTTCGAGTTACACGGAAGGAATCATCGAAAAGATGGTCTCACTTGCGGTTTCATACAACGTGAACATCATCGCGGGTAGCATGCCCGAATACAGGGACAATACACTTCACAATGTGTCTTATCTTTGCAGAAGAGACGGAACTTACGAAGAACAGTATAAGCTGCACGTAACTCCGGACGAAGACTATTACTGGGGAGTCAAGGGCGGTTATAGTTTAACCGCATTCAATACCGACTCCTGTAAAATCGGAATTCTAATCTGTTTCGATGTGGAATTTCCCGAACTCCCGAGAATTCTTGCGGAACAAGGAATGGACATTCTATTTGTCCCATTTTACACGGATACAAAAAACGGATACAATCGCGTTAGGCATTGTGCGATGGCGAGAGCGATCGAAAACGAATGTTATGTCGTAATTTCCGGTTCCGTCGGAGCGCTTCCTCAAGTGGAGAATATGGACATTCAGTATGCGCAATCTGCGGTTTTTACACCTTCCGATTTTGCGTTTCCACACGATTGCGTGGCTGCGGAATCGGTCCCGAACACGGAGATGACTTTGATTGCGGATTTGGATTTGGATCTTTTAAAAGAACTCAGAAAAAAAGGTTCGGTTCGAAATATGACCAATCGAAGAACGGATCTCTACGACTTAAGGTGGATTTACGAAGAATCATGA
- a CDS encoding FAD-binding oxidoreductase has product MSTITLEKKSELKTLIGPGKVFFKNDPDFDEATFLSYGLDRTKVYNADFEILAFPSNTEEVAKIVKYAYTNDISIVPSGGRTGYAGGAVAKNKELVLSLSKMDKVLDFDPFFGSIKVQAGMITKNLHKEAEERGFYFPVDFASTGSSHIGGNIATNAGGVRVVHYGLIRQWVLGLTVVTGTGEILEFNGELLKNNTGYDLKQLFIGSEGTLGVITEASLKLTVKPLDNRVLLVAVPDFSSILSLFKETHQVKVPLLAFEFFTEYCLGKVKAHLGVPDPFSAPSPYYVLMEFEIADEADDEKLFGFLETITEKGLISDGSLAQNSRQSETFWKYREGISESISIDYTVHKNDISLPLRNMEPFLAEMETLLNGKYPGFEIALFGHVGDGNLHLNIVKPKDLSNEEFFKKCKSVDPDMFRLLQKYNGSISAEHGIGLLKKEFLHFSRSQSEIALMKEIKRSMDPKNIMNPGKVF; this is encoded by the coding sequence ATGAGCACAATCACTTTAGAAAAAAAATCGGAACTCAAAACACTGATCGGTCCCGGAAAGGTTTTTTTTAAAAACGATCCAGACTTTGACGAAGCCACGTTTCTTTCCTACGGACTGGACAGGACCAAAGTATACAACGCAGACTTTGAAATTCTCGCGTTTCCATCAAACACGGAAGAAGTTGCAAAAATCGTAAAATACGCATATACCAACGACATTTCCATCGTTCCTTCCGGGGGAAGAACGGGTTACGCGGGAGGTGCCGTCGCAAAAAACAAAGAACTGGTTCTTTCCCTTTCCAAGATGGATAAGGTTCTCGACTTTGATCCTTTTTTTGGAAGTATCAAAGTGCAAGCGGGCATGATCACCAAAAATCTGCACAAAGAAGCGGAAGAACGGGGATTTTACTTTCCGGTAGACTTTGCTTCCACCGGCTCATCACATATCGGCGGAAACATTGCGACAAACGCGGGTGGGGTTCGTGTCGTCCATTATGGGTTGATTCGTCAGTGGGTCTTGGGACTTACGGTGGTAACGGGCACCGGGGAAATTTTGGAATTTAACGGAGAACTTCTCAAAAACAATACCGGATACGATCTCAAACAACTTTTTATCGGATCCGAAGGAACGTTAGGCGTCATTACAGAAGCCAGCCTCAAGCTGACCGTAAAACCTCTGGACAATCGAGTTTTGCTCGTGGCGGTTCCCGACTTTTCTTCCATCCTATCCTTGTTTAAGGAAACACATCAGGTTAAGGTTCCCTTGCTCGCTTTCGAATTTTTTACGGAATACTGTCTCGGAAAAGTAAAAGCCCATCTCGGAGTTCCGGATCCTTTTTCCGCACCAAGCCCATATTACGTTTTGATGGAGTTCGAAATCGCAGACGAGGCCGACGACGAAAAACTTTTCGGTTTTTTGGAAACGATCACCGAAAAAGGTCTGATCAGCGACGGAAGTCTCGCTCAAAATTCAAGACAATCCGAAACTTTCTGGAAATACAGAGAAGGGATCAGCGAAAGTATTTCGATCGATTATACGGTTCACAAAAACGACATTTCTCTTCCTTTGCGAAACATGGAACCGTTTCTCGCAGAAATGGAAACACTCTTAAACGGAAAATATCCCGGATTTGAGATCGCGCTTTTCGGTCACGTTGGAGACGGAAATCTTCATTTGAATATCGTAAAACCAAAGGATCTTTCCAACGAAGAATTTTTCAAAAAATGCAAAAGTGTGGATCCGGATATGTTTCGTTTATTACAAAAATACAATGGATCCATCAGTGCGGAACACGGAATCGGCCTTCTCAAAAAAGAATTTCTTCACTTTTCAAGATCCCAGTCCGAAATCGCCCTGATGAAAGAGATCAAAAGATCTATGGACCCGAAAAACATCATGAATCCGGGTAAAGTATTCTAA